One region of Halohasta litchfieldiae genomic DNA includes:
- a CDS encoding aldo/keto reductase, whose protein sequence is MSDNDPAVDDCPYSGDIPMLGLGTWENTDPEACAESVATALEMGYRHIDTAQAYGNEADVGEGLAAADVDREEIFLATKVWIDNLAADDVIETTEASLDRLGVDSVDLMYVHWPSRTYDAEETLGALNELYDDGKIDRIGVSNFEPDQLQEAIEISDAPIVANQVECHPFLQQEELREVCEEEGVELVAYSPLARGDVLENDTLQEIAADHDASAAQVSLAWLRQQGITAIPKASSEPHIRDNWQSLSVTLSDEEIDRIQELEQTGRRVDPGFGPWNQ, encoded by the coding sequence ATGTCCGATAACGATCCAGCGGTAGACGACTGTCCGTACAGCGGCGATATCCCAATGCTCGGTCTCGGCACATGGGAGAACACTGATCCGGAAGCCTGTGCGGAGTCGGTCGCAACCGCCCTCGAAATGGGTTACCGGCACATCGACACGGCTCAGGCCTACGGCAACGAGGCGGATGTCGGCGAGGGGCTCGCCGCGGCTGACGTCGACCGCGAGGAGATCTTTCTGGCAACGAAAGTCTGGATCGACAACCTCGCGGCCGACGACGTGATCGAGACCACAGAGGCCAGCCTCGACCGCCTCGGCGTCGACAGCGTCGACCTCATGTACGTCCACTGGCCGTCCCGTACCTACGACGCCGAAGAAACGCTGGGCGCGCTCAACGAACTGTACGACGACGGGAAAATCGACCGAATCGGCGTCAGCAACTTCGAACCGGATCAGCTCCAGGAGGCCATCGAGATCTCCGACGCACCGATTGTCGCCAACCAAGTCGAGTGCCATCCGTTCCTTCAGCAGGAGGAGCTCCGAGAGGTCTGCGAAGAAGAAGGCGTTGAGCTCGTAGCCTACTCGCCGTTAGCCCGTGGCGACGTGCTCGAAAACGACACCCTCCAAGAAATCGCCGCCGACCACGACGCCAGTGCCGCACAGGTGAGCCTCGCGTGGCTCCGCCAGCAGGGTATCACGGCGATTCCGAAAGCCAGCAGCGAGCCCCACATCCGAGACAACTGGCAGTCGCTGTCGGTGACGCTTAGCGACGAGGAGATCGACCGAATCCAGGAACTTGAACAGACCGGTCGACGCGTCGACCCCGGCTTCGGTCCCTGGAACCAGTAA
- a CDS encoding DUF6517 family protein, which translates to MDRRRALTLIGGVGLTGVAGCVGDDGGIDATASAATIPEEQRQGYEADGPEAIEINETIEVSGVSRDVSVSTWSVTYSAPADQTAMFLFSTPNVEALGVSVNPLARLSGADLIVRLLNEGLGRAGEDMAVEGVEQETELTAAVLGEERTIPVFSATLDTGSSGSASGIEGEQNGEVEIRLYLLSITHEEDVLLAVGFHPESVSASDDITSLMESIEHPVEVDAESTTISSSQ; encoded by the coding sequence ATGGACCGTCGACGGGCACTAACGCTTATTGGGGGAGTAGGACTGACCGGCGTGGCTGGCTGTGTCGGTGACGATGGCGGGATCGATGCCACCGCGTCGGCAGCGACGATCCCGGAGGAACAGCGACAGGGATACGAGGCCGATGGGCCGGAGGCCATCGAGATCAACGAGACGATCGAGGTCAGTGGTGTCAGCCGTGATGTCTCGGTCAGTACGTGGTCGGTGACCTACTCTGCACCGGCGGATCAAACAGCCATGTTCCTCTTTAGTACGCCGAACGTGGAGGCTCTCGGTGTCTCGGTGAACCCGCTGGCCCGCTTGAGTGGCGCGGATCTCATCGTCCGGCTTCTCAACGAAGGACTCGGACGTGCTGGCGAGGATATGGCGGTCGAAGGGGTCGAACAGGAAACCGAACTGACGGCCGCAGTCCTCGGCGAGGAGCGAACGATCCCCGTGTTCTCTGCCACCCTCGACACCGGATCGAGCGGGAGTGCCAGCGGTATCGAGGGGGAGCAGAACGGTGAGGTCGAGATTCGACTCTATCTCCTCTCGATTACCCACGAGGAAGACGTCTTACTGGCAGTCGGCTTCCATCCCGAGTCGGTGTCGGCCAGCGACGACATCACGTCGCTTATGGAGTCTATCGAGCATCCCGTCGAGGTCGATGCCGAGTCGACGACGATCTCGAGTAGCCAGTAA
- the artA gene encoding archaeosortase A produces MQTATEWLRSELFTVGPLSDALAWVVIGLFVLAGAVEWYGRRTDADLMDTARPIAVAAWVGFGIFWLNLFPAFAFEHQSYVEGILSLVGFPACLYVAKLLYDGRDTLFVLSRAVAVMGVIYLPFETIPAFTLGGTTFPAPRQFLIEFVTMLTGEIITLFGYSPALVESPEGYMATYQWILEDGHRYNVSIVLACTGLGSIAIFGGLIGAVRAPLSRKLRGLAVAVPIIFVLNVFRTAFISIVSGNQLMHWFPEVVLFMFGETNAYRVSFLLSDRVISQLLAVVALIGITYLVARQLPELLTVLEDILYVLTGEEHDLQDALDLPREPAVEQPEARRAD; encoded by the coding sequence ATGCAAACGGCGACTGAGTGGCTTCGCAGCGAACTGTTTACCGTGGGGCCACTGTCGGACGCCCTGGCGTGGGTCGTCATCGGACTGTTCGTCCTCGCCGGAGCCGTCGAGTGGTACGGCCGCCGGACCGACGCTGACCTGATGGACACCGCCCGCCCCATCGCTGTCGCGGCGTGGGTCGGCTTCGGGATCTTCTGGCTGAATCTGTTTCCGGCCTTCGCCTTCGAACACCAGAGCTACGTCGAGGGGATCCTGAGTCTCGTCGGCTTTCCGGCCTGCCTCTATGTCGCAAAACTCCTCTACGACGGCCGTGATACACTATTCGTCCTCTCGCGGGCGGTCGCGGTGATGGGAGTGATCTATCTCCCCTTCGAGACGATCCCGGCGTTCACACTGGGTGGCACAACGTTCCCCGCCCCACGGCAGTTCCTCATCGAGTTCGTGACGATGCTGACCGGCGAGATCATCACCCTGTTCGGCTACTCGCCGGCGCTTGTCGAGAGCCCTGAGGGATACATGGCGACCTATCAGTGGATCCTGGAGGACGGTCATCGCTACAACGTTTCTATCGTCCTGGCCTGTACCGGCCTGGGCAGCATCGCCATCTTCGGCGGCCTCATCGGTGCGGTGCGGGCCCCACTGAGTCGGAAGCTCCGCGGACTCGCCGTGGCAGTGCCGATCATCTTCGTCCTCAATGTCTTTCGGACAGCGTTCATCTCGATCGTCTCCGGCAACCAACTGATGCACTGGTTCCCAGAGGTCGTCCTGTTCATGTTCGGCGAGACCAACGCCTACCGGGTGTCGTTTCTGCTTTCCGACCGGGTCATCAGCCAACTGCTGGCGGTCGTCGCGCTCATCGGCATCACCTATCTCGTCGCCCGCCAGCTCCCCGAGCTACTGACGGTGCTCGAAGACATCCTCTACGTGCTGACCGGCGAGGAACACGACCTCCAGGACGCCCTTGACCTCCCACGAGAGCCCGCGGTCGAACAGCCCGAAGCCCGGCGGGCCGACTAA
- a CDS encoding DUF7575 domain-containing protein, which yields MSNPRRQLLLTAAFALVGAVVGIAGTGHAYLRRWRRSVLWFLLTIGASVALTSVYVSDPAALETQVLLSYPTEIVVPVYPIEVVIPVLVIIGFSVVDALVVAVLDQREAAMAPSVEADDEADAGVSCPHCGQSTDPELDFCMWCTESLPTLENHDSN from the coding sequence ATGAGCAATCCACGACGGCAACTGCTGCTAACTGCGGCGTTCGCGCTTGTTGGTGCAGTTGTTGGCATCGCAGGGACTGGACATGCCTATCTTCGGCGCTGGCGACGATCCGTGCTGTGGTTTCTGCTGACAATCGGGGCGAGTGTCGCACTCACGTCCGTCTACGTGAGTGATCCGGCGGCGCTTGAGACACAGGTACTTCTTTCATATCCGACCGAAATCGTGGTCCCTGTGTATCCGATTGAAGTCGTCATCCCCGTGTTGGTCATCATCGGGTTCAGCGTCGTCGACGCACTCGTGGTCGCTGTCCTCGATCAGCGCGAGGCGGCGATGGCACCCAGCGTGGAAGCCGACGACGAGGCCGACGCGGGTGTTTCCTGTCCTCACTGTGGCCAGTCGACCGATCCGGAGCTCGATTTCTGTATGTGGTGTACCGAGTCACTGCCAACGCTGGAGAACCACGACTCGAACTGA
- a CDS encoding DUF7333 family protein: MEFDRTTTIGLFVAVIAIGTLALIAMQVMPMQIVLMMVLPSMVAFGLITFGIGLKHGQYQSTR, from the coding sequence ATGGAGTTCGACCGAACGACGACGATTGGACTGTTCGTTGCTGTCATCGCCATCGGGACGCTCGCGTTGATCGCAATGCAAGTGATGCCGATGCAGATCGTGCTGATGATGGTGCTGCCGTCGATGGTCGCCTTCGGACTCATCACGTTCGGTATCGGCCTCAAACACGGCCAGTACCAGTCGACCCGATAA
- a CDS encoding DUF371 domain-containing protein, which yields MEHTELIHARGHEHVQSTHASTFEVTSDDWLTPAGDCILAIEADRTPADFSEAFVDAAQSHEATITATLSTDDHTHTITGRGHPDLTYEGDRSAVGRTSDYVDDRTIMVGAEGAAESVDRDLVAALADGADLTLELRVTVDE from the coding sequence ATGGAACACACCGAACTCATCCACGCACGCGGGCACGAACACGTCCAGTCGACCCACGCCAGCACCTTCGAAGTCACAAGCGACGACTGGCTGACGCCCGCAGGCGACTGTATTCTCGCCATCGAGGCCGACCGCACCCCTGCAGACTTCAGTGAGGCGTTCGTCGACGCCGCCCAATCTCACGAGGCCACAATCACGGCCACGCTGTCGACCGACGACCACACTCACACTATCACGGGCCGTGGCCATCCTGATCTCACATACGAGGGCGACCGCAGCGCCGTGGGTCGGACCAGCGACTACGTCGACGACCGAACGATCATGGTCGGCGCGGAGGGAGCCGCCGAGAGCGTCGACCGCGATCTCGTCGCGGCCCTCGCTGACGGTGCCGATCTCACGCTTGAACTGCGAGTGACGGTCGACGAATAG
- a CDS encoding DNA mismatch repair protein — MRLEAYWGVGPKTADLLRESIGETAAITAIEAADIRTLAEAGVPRGRAVRILRRANGTAGIDVLGTSDTRSVYDELLTLASSYAVADHAADRIRVMTPLTDREAITSRLDDVLAAKGVWQDLSEVDRQRVLAAFANYDEAGGTDRAAVETALELRAVGLEGSTFEALERIDEAALTEAAGALGYIRETDDGPTVIEGADEELDRLRSQLDAAQKRNNAAFDIIDKVRDGGVRDMQAFQSGVVDHVASETEIPHNTIRSAAPDEAVDAADFVSATLRNLVADLESEVDANEETVAADLRERIDTAEADVEAAVDAVSEIALSLSLGRFAAEYDLQRPTLVDDGLAVVGARNLFLDGEVQPITYGVGNHALTDTPRAVAPPTGDRVTVLTGANSGGKTTLLETLSQVALLTAMGLPVPAEQAAVGQFETIVFHRRHASFNAGVLESTLKSIVPPLTTEGKALMLVDEFEAITEPGRAADLLNGLVSLSVDQSALGVYVTHLADDLSPLPETARIDGIFAEGLTPDLELRVDYQPRFGTVGKSTPEFIVSRLVANANDRAERAGFESLAAAVGEEAVQRTLSDAQWDEK; from the coding sequence ATGCGACTGGAAGCCTACTGGGGTGTGGGACCGAAAACCGCCGACCTGCTGCGGGAGTCGATTGGCGAAACTGCGGCCATCACCGCTATCGAGGCCGCCGACATCCGCACGCTGGCCGAGGCTGGCGTCCCACGCGGCCGAGCGGTCAGAATCCTGCGCCGAGCCAACGGCACCGCAGGCATCGACGTCCTCGGCACGAGCGATACTCGGAGCGTCTACGACGAACTGCTGACACTCGCCAGCAGCTACGCGGTCGCCGACCACGCCGCCGACCGAATCCGCGTCATGACACCGCTGACCGACCGCGAGGCAATCACCAGTCGACTCGATGACGTGCTGGCAGCCAAGGGCGTCTGGCAGGACCTTAGCGAAGTCGACCGCCAGCGCGTGCTCGCTGCCTTCGCGAACTACGACGAGGCCGGTGGCACCGACCGCGCGGCCGTTGAGACTGCGCTCGAACTCCGGGCGGTCGGACTGGAAGGGTCGACGTTCGAGGCCCTCGAACGGATCGACGAAGCAGCACTCACCGAGGCCGCGGGCGCGCTGGGCTACATTCGAGAGACTGACGACGGGCCGACCGTCATTGAGGGCGCAGACGAGGAACTCGACCGCCTCCGGAGTCAACTCGATGCGGCACAGAAACGCAACAACGCGGCCTTCGACATCATCGACAAAGTCCGTGATGGCGGCGTTCGGGATATGCAAGCCTTCCAGAGCGGCGTCGTCGACCACGTCGCCAGCGAGACCGAGATTCCCCACAATACGATCCGGTCGGCCGCCCCTGACGAGGCCGTCGACGCCGCCGACTTCGTGAGTGCGACACTCCGAAATCTCGTTGCCGACCTCGAAAGCGAGGTCGACGCCAACGAGGAAACTGTCGCCGCCGACCTCCGCGAGCGGATCGACACCGCCGAAGCCGACGTTGAGGCTGCGGTCGACGCGGTTAGCGAGATCGCGCTGTCGCTCTCGCTGGGCAGATTTGCCGCCGAGTACGATCTCCAGCGCCCGACGCTGGTCGACGACGGACTGGCGGTGGTCGGCGCACGGAACCTCTTTCTCGACGGTGAGGTCCAGCCGATCACCTACGGAGTCGGGAACCACGCGCTTACAGATACCCCGCGGGCAGTTGCGCCGCCGACTGGCGACCGCGTGACCGTTCTCACGGGCGCGAACTCCGGCGGAAAGACGACGCTGCTCGAAACACTGAGTCAGGTCGCCCTGCTCACGGCGATGGGCCTCCCAGTCCCCGCCGAGCAGGCCGCAGTCGGCCAGTTCGAGACCATTGTCTTCCATCGACGCCACGCTTCGTTTAATGCAGGCGTCCTCGAATCGACGCTCAAATCCATCGTGCCGCCGCTGACAACTGAGGGGAAGGCACTAATGTTGGTCGACGAGTTCGAGGCGATCACCGAACCGGGACGCGCCGCCGATCTGCTGAATGGTCTGGTCTCGCTTTCGGTCGACCAGTCGGCCCTCGGGGTGTATGTCACCCATCTCGCCGATGACCTGAGTCCACTGCCCGAGACGGCCCGTATCGATGGAATTTTCGCCGAAGGGCTGACCCCCGATTTGGAACTCAGAGTCGACTATCAGCCACGGTTCGGGACCGTCGGGAAGTCGACGCCGGAGTTCATCGTTTCGCGGCTGGTCGCCAACGCCAACGACCGCGCCGAGCGAGCAGGGTTCGAATCGCTGGCCGCCGCAGTGGGTGAGGAAGCAGTGCAACGGACGCTGTCGGATGCGCAGTGGGATGAAAAATAA
- a CDS encoding geranylgeranyl reductase family protein, which translates to MSAESYDIVIVGGGTGGAFAAATAATAGLDAVILERKPAEAAGHIACGDAIKGTATFPDVMDLDYLKDEAFTNQSITRAVFENPSSDDDIEIGFRGPGAVLDRKRYGEVILEEAERLGAEIHYDTVVQDVVQDDDGTITGVTGKRKGEAVAYDAEIVIDAAGALSILQDKAEFDGSFFDTNVRYSQFCSAYREVVEVDEPVDWDDALVFKPTEELGYLWYFPRSPTTINVGVGFQMDQPEMKMISAIETDMKSRPELVNPEVVDKLGAAVPTRRPYDSAVAPGYLAVGDAAGHVNPTTGGGIPGAAQSAHWAALRAIDAIERDDVSEAALWEYNRDVMTDFGKHFAAIDCFNIWGTAHAVDELTEIVSSVPAQHLADAMAGKNTGPMPLSLKLRTIVDTFGHWEKLMQLVKVRGKAAELADHYDRYPASPSGFPAWQSVRDEIMDEIYDISGAEPKY; encoded by the coding sequence ATGTCAGCCGAGTCATATGATATCGTTATCGTCGGTGGTGGCACCGGCGGTGCGTTTGCCGCGGCGACCGCGGCAACTGCGGGTCTCGACGCAGTTATTCTGGAGCGAAAGCCTGCCGAGGCAGCGGGCCACATCGCCTGTGGCGATGCGATCAAAGGGACAGCCACCTTCCCCGATGTGATGGATCTCGACTATCTCAAAGACGAGGCGTTCACCAATCAGTCGATTACCCGCGCGGTGTTCGAGAACCCCTCCAGCGACGACGATATCGAAATCGGCTTCCGCGGACCGGGTGCGGTGTTGGACCGGAAACGGTACGGTGAGGTCATCCTCGAAGAGGCCGAGCGCCTCGGCGCCGAAATCCACTACGATACGGTCGTTCAAGACGTCGTTCAGGACGACGATGGAACCATAACCGGCGTGACCGGGAAACGGAAGGGCGAAGCCGTTGCCTACGACGCCGAGATCGTGATCGATGCCGCAGGCGCACTCTCTATCCTGCAGGACAAAGCCGAGTTCGACGGCAGTTTCTTCGATACCAACGTTCGATACTCGCAGTTCTGCTCGGCCTACCGCGAGGTCGTCGAGGTCGACGAACCGGTCGACTGGGACGACGCCCTCGTGTTCAAACCCACCGAGGAACTGGGCTATCTCTGGTATTTCCCACGCTCGCCAACGACGATCAACGTCGGCGTCGGCTTCCAGATGGATCAACCCGAGATGAAAATGATCTCGGCAATTGAGACGGATATGAAGTCGCGGCCGGAGCTCGTCAATCCGGAGGTCGTCGACAAACTCGGCGCGGCCGTCCCCACGCGTCGACCCTACGATTCGGCAGTCGCACCGGGCTATCTGGCGGTCGGCGACGCTGCAGGCCACGTGAATCCGACGACCGGCGGTGGGATTCCCGGCGCGGCCCAGTCGGCTCACTGGGCGGCACTGCGAGCCATCGATGCTATCGAGCGTGATGACGTCAGCGAGGCAGCGCTCTGGGAGTACAACCGCGATGTGATGACCGACTTCGGCAAGCATTTCGCCGCCATCGACTGTTTCAACATCTGGGGGACAGCCCACGCAGTCGACGAACTGACTGAAATCGTCTCGTCGGTTCCGGCCCAACATCTTGCCGACGCGATGGCCGGCAAAAACACCGGTCCAATGCCGCTGTCGTTGAAGCTTCGAACAATCGTCGACACCTTCGGCCACTGGGAGAAACTCATGCAGCTAGTGAAGGTCCGTGGCAAAGCCGCGGAGCTGGCCGACCACTACGACCGGTATCCCGCCTCCCCCAGCGGCTTCCCGGCGTGGCAGTCGGTCCGTGACGAGATTATGGACGAGATATACGATATTTCCGGTGCCGAGCCGAAGTACTAG
- the dph5 gene encoding diphthine synthase, producing the protein MLTFIGLGLYDADSITCEGRHALRAADRVFAEFYTSSLLGATVADLEAAHDVDIDVRERAGVEQDPEVILSAAEAEDVAFLTAGDTMISTTHSDLRIRAEDRGIETRVIHGVTAETAASGLTGLQNYRFGKAVTLPFPFVHGAGDVPPSVIESVEANQERGLHTLVYLDIKVDYHKRRGGPDLDDPYMTASYASELLAAEWDEDALAVVVARAGSPEPLVAADRLSALADREFGEPLHLLVIPGDLHHVEADALAALADAPAELVEVDD; encoded by the coding sequence ATGCTTACGTTCATCGGACTCGGGCTCTACGACGCCGACTCGATCACCTGCGAGGGCCGCCACGCCCTCCGTGCGGCCGACCGTGTGTTCGCCGAATTCTATACCAGCAGTTTGCTCGGAGCCACAGTCGCGGATCTCGAAGCCGCCCACGACGTCGACATCGACGTTCGTGAGCGGGCGGGCGTCGAACAGGACCCCGAGGTGATCCTCTCGGCTGCCGAAGCCGAGGACGTCGCCTTTCTGACCGCCGGGGATACGATGATCTCGACGACCCATTCGGATCTCCGCATCCGGGCCGAAGATCGTGGCATCGAGACACGGGTCATCCACGGCGTGACCGCCGAAACCGCCGCCAGCGGGCTGACTGGTCTCCAGAACTACAGATTTGGAAAGGCCGTCACGCTTCCGTTCCCGTTCGTCCACGGGGCCGGAGACGTCCCGCCGAGCGTGATCGAGTCGGTCGAGGCCAATCAGGAGCGAGGGCTCCACACCCTCGTCTATCTGGATATCAAAGTCGACTACCACAAGCGCCGCGGCGGGCCTGATTTGGATGATCCGTATATGACCGCGAGCTACGCGTCGGAGCTGTTGGCTGCCGAGTGGGACGAGGATGCTCTGGCGGTCGTCGTCGCCCGCGCCGGAAGCCCCGAGCCGTTGGTCGCTGCCGACCGGCTGTCGGCGCTGGCCGACCGCGAGTTCGGTGAGCCGCTCCACCTACTCGTGATCCCGGGCGACCTCCACCACGTCGAGGCCGACGCGCTGGCAGCGTTGGCAGACGCGCCCGCCGAGTTGGTCGAAGTCGACGACTGA
- a CDS encoding coiled-coil protein encodes MSVVNEYEIEELNDSDNVELTDERLENGSKGKLIKLAGQLRDRRNELNQMASERASKRDDLNAETREKVDEAQEHREERDSLNEQVQEHKESRNELNAKANKLFNKVEEMKEDLELDDGKPIEELESEIQDLEFQQQTEVLSTEDERELIEKIEAKREELSEKKEKVDDTGELDELVEEAEEVRSEASQHHQKVTELADKAQEHHNQMIEAYREADEIRDKADEMHELFVEAQEAADRHHNDFVRVQKRLRELDKEEEEERKDERQEKMEEEKQEAEDIYQKFKEGETLDTEDLMKLQKTGLL; translated from the coding sequence ATGAGCGTAGTGAACGAATACGAAATTGAAGAGCTCAACGACTCCGATAACGTTGAGCTTACTGACGAACGGCTCGAAAACGGCTCGAAAGGCAAACTCATTAAGCTGGCAGGCCAGCTTCGAGACCGACGAAACGAACTCAACCAGATGGCTTCCGAGCGCGCCTCCAAGCGCGACGACCTCAACGCCGAAACACGCGAGAAGGTCGACGAAGCCCAAGAACACCGCGAAGAGCGCGACTCTCTCAACGAGCAGGTCCAAGAACACAAAGAGAGCCGCAACGAGCTCAACGCGAAGGCCAACAAACTCTTTAACAAGGTCGAGGAGATGAAAGAAGATCTCGAACTCGACGATGGCAAACCCATCGAAGAGCTCGAATCCGAAATCCAAGACCTCGAGTTCCAGCAGCAGACCGAGGTCCTCTCGACCGAAGACGAGCGCGAGCTCATCGAGAAGATCGAGGCCAAACGCGAGGAACTCTCCGAGAAAAAAGAGAAAGTCGACGACACCGGTGAACTCGACGAACTCGTCGAAGAGGCCGAAGAAGTCCGCTCGGAGGCCTCCCAGCACCACCAGAAGGTGACCGAGCTCGCAGACAAGGCCCAAGAGCATCACAACCAGATGATCGAGGCCTACCGCGAGGCCGACGAGATCCGAGACAAGGCCGACGAGATGCACGAGCTGTTCGTCGAAGCCCAGGAAGCCGCCGACCGCCATCACAACGACTTCGTCCGCGTCCAGAAGCGCCTCCGCGAACTGGACAAAGAGGAAGAAGAAGAGCGCAAAGACGAGCGCCAGGAAAAGATGGAAGAAGAAAAGCAGGAAGCCGAGGACATTTATCAGAAATTCAAAGAGGGCGAGACCCTCGACACCGAGGATCTGATGAAGCTCCAGAAGACCGGCCTTCTGTAG
- a CDS encoding DUF373 family protein, producing MTTLVVCVDRDNDIGRKAGVTPPITGWEAVRSLVIDVGLAEPEATGVNSLLESLRVTRELRDEGEEAVVAVLSGSSENAITADRAIAAQVDTLIERYEPTQSIVVIDSVDDERVVPIIESRLQVDAVDRVIVRQTRDIESTYYLLKQFLADEELRTTVLVPLGIGLLLIPILLFWFSPAVALGGVAALLGLGVLYKGLGVDEQIGSISEWSRELLYSGRVAVVTYVAALGLTVVGLFVGALGVSETGGTDPGLFAVAAFVHHSIPWLALAAVTAGTGRLLDELLVAETVQTPYLNLPFGLLSVGIVVRGFTGYVFESQLVVGSAVLTPAQRLVCYIIAGVVVSLIGVRVTTLLEQWTMRGAVDQQN from the coding sequence GTGACGACGCTCGTTGTCTGTGTCGACCGCGACAACGACATCGGCCGGAAGGCCGGTGTCACACCACCCATCACCGGCTGGGAAGCGGTGCGCTCGCTTGTCATCGACGTCGGGCTCGCCGAGCCGGAGGCAACCGGCGTCAACAGCCTACTTGAGTCCCTGCGCGTGACGCGTGAACTCCGCGACGAGGGCGAGGAGGCGGTAGTCGCCGTACTCTCCGGCAGCAGCGAGAACGCAATCACTGCCGACCGAGCGATTGCAGCACAGGTCGACACACTCATCGAACGCTACGAGCCAACCCAGAGCATCGTCGTCATCGACAGCGTCGACGACGAGCGCGTGGTGCCGATCATCGAGAGTCGGCTGCAAGTCGATGCGGTCGACCGGGTTATCGTCCGCCAAACGCGTGATATCGAGTCGACCTACTACCTGCTCAAACAGTTTTTGGCCGACGAGGAGCTTCGGACTACGGTTCTCGTTCCGCTCGGCATCGGCCTTCTGTTGATTCCGATCTTGCTTTTTTGGTTCTCACCAGCGGTCGCCCTTGGCGGTGTGGCCGCGCTGTTGGGACTCGGGGTTCTGTATAAAGGACTGGGCGTCGACGAGCAGATCGGCTCAATCTCGGAGTGGAGCCGCGAGCTCCTGTACTCCGGGCGAGTCGCGGTTGTGACCTATGTGGCCGCCCTCGGGTTGACCGTGGTCGGGCTGTTCGTCGGTGCGTTGGGCGTCTCGGAAACGGGTGGGACCGATCCGGGACTGTTCGCGGTAGCAGCGTTCGTTCACCACAGTATTCCGTGGCTCGCCTTGGCGGCAGTGACCGCCGGTACTGGTCGACTGCTCGATGAACTGCTGGTGGCCGAAACCGTCCAGACACCGTATCTGAACCTCCCGTTCGGCCTGCTGTCGGTTGGGATCGTTGTCCGAGGGTTTACTGGCTACGTCTTCGAGAGCCAGCTTGTCGTCGGCTCGGCGGTGCTGACGCCAGCCCAGCGACTCGTCTGTTACATTATCGCGGGTGTCGTCGTGAGTCTGATCGGTGTTCGGGTGACGACACTGCTCGAACAGTGGACGATGCGAGGGGCCGTCGACCAGCAAAATTAG